Part of the Cercospora beticola chromosome 5, complete sequence genome is shown below.
CTTCACATCCCAATTGTTGTACCTCGAGCCAGGGCACTCGTCCAGTACACGGATACAATCCTCCATGACAGCGACGATGTTGTCCAGCTGTCTCCCATGATACCCAGGCTCGCTCGATCCATCATCGAGTGCGCTATCCGCGTGCTCCCAACCCGCATCCTTCAACAGTCTGATAACACGACCAGTGTGCCCGCGTAGGAGATTGGCAAAGACCACGTCCCAGAATGATTCGTGGGCAGACGGAGAGGGCTCGTTGAGGTGGATCGCATCGTAGTCGTCTGGGAATGGCCGATGCCACGTCTCGAGCCAATCTAGGAGCGCTCGTGGAACCGAAGTGCTATGCgaaggcggcggcagcgagcCGTTTCGTAATCGTCCAGGTTGCTGCTTTGGACTGTTTGTGTGAGGGTGATGCAATTGCAAGAGTAGACTGGCAAGATAGTTGGCTTTAGTGAAGCCCTCCTTCGACTGAGGACCAATGGCTCCCGTCTTGGTCTTGACGTCGCTGTGCTGTTTCCACGTCTTTGACAATTCTGCCGCTGCCTCTACCAGCGCAACATCCCCCTCCACGTCTCTGCGCCGGGCTTTGACATCCAGACCTGACACGATGCGCTCACTCTGAAGAATCACTACCTCCGGTTCATTCAGCTGAGCGGGTCTGCTGTTGTTCGTCCTGTTGCGTGCGACCTCCGCAATGCCGCTGTTCTCGCGCACCGCTCCATAGGCATCGCGCTTGAGACCTCGCGGTGGTGTCGGTGCTGCTGGTCTCTCGCCTCTGCCCGACCACGCGGACTGGTGGAAGTTGtactcatcgtcgtcctcgcccatggcatcttcatcgctgtattcgtcgtcgtcatcaggcACGGCAAAATCGGGCTTTTTGCGCGCATATCTATTGGGGCTCTTGGTCGGGTTGTAGGAGCTCCTTCCAAACCGCGAGCTTCGTGGTGGCTCGCCAGCGGGAGTGGTGGATTTCCCAGTGTTCTCGAGCCATGTCGGAGGCGGTCCGGCCGGAGTCGTTGACTGATAAGTGCGAACTGACCGTCCTGGCGTACTAGGCGGTCCAAAGCCCGACATACTGGCCAgcggttgtggttgttgtggtTGGAGTGATGTGTTGATCGTCCGCCAGCGAAACGCGGAAGAAAGTCGCGAGCACAAGCGCGTCGGCTGGCGCCAACACTTCGCCAATGCCGACCTCCTCCCTTTCACCTTTCACTTGCCATCAACAAACAAGGCTAGGTCTCCTCGATCAattcgatgatgacgagagcAGTGTCACTTGGTCTGACTGCTCATGCTGTCAACTCAAGCGCGCACAAAACTGCCGACCCGCCATTGGCAGACAACGAGCTGAAAGAGGATCGAGTTCAAAGCCAATCCCCATTTTGCCCGCTTGCCAGGTCGGTTTATGTTTACAATGCTCAAGTACTGATTCTCTAGCATTACACGATGATGGTCTGGATCACGCAAGGTACTCCAGATCTTGATCCGGCGCTCCAAATGCTGCCCAAAGGCACAATCATCTCGTGGAAGCGATTGAAGAACTCGCGACTTTGCAATCGACGACATTCCGCGGTGCTCTCTTCGAGCCATCACACCACAAGGCAACCAAGAATCATTCTGCTCGACGAGTGAAGCTTCGCGTCAACCTCGAGCTGCCTAGTCGGTATGTTGTCTCTTGTCTTGGCATGCACACATGCGTGCACGTATGCTAGACCCGCGCTTGATTGCAACGATACTCAGCTTGCTCTTGATCTTAGGTCGGCGTAGTCATATCAGAATGGACTAACAAGACTCCAAATAACATGACCAAACTCAAGAACTGTGAAGTCGCGCGCACTCCATACAAGCCACATTTGCTCTTTCAATCTCAATGCAAGCATATTCCTCAATCCTCGTTACTTGATGAACTTCTTCGCCCGAGGTGCTCTCACGACTCCGATCTCCACACACTCCTCTCATCTACTCTCTCACGACTCATCACATTCCATACCCATCAATCTGGTCACCACCCGCTCTAACACCCACTCCTCTCCATCCCGCCCATCCCACGCAACCGCTTTAAACAACAGCCGCGCTTGTTTAACCGCCCGCGCTTCCCACCAAATCCCCATGCGCGCGCAAGGATAAAACTGCAAGCACCGCACTCGGAACCAGAGGAGATAAGCAACTTCTGCACCTGCATCGCTCTCGACGCTGCGAAACACTCAATACATCCTAGTTCGCGAAGGATTTTACTTGCAGAAATTTGTCAATCATCTGGACGAGAAGGTGCAATGCTACACGACGTATCGCAAAGGAGCCGACATCTGCAGGAAGCCGCACCGCTTTTCATTTTCCAGCGCGAAGAGAGAATTTTCCTTTGTTCCGGTGATGATTGCTGTCGTCGTGTGATGCGTCAGTTGCCGTGCAGTGGCACGACATCAGGTACAGTACGCAGTAAGCAAGCAATCATCTTACGCGATGCCGTTTCCTGGCAGGTGTAGTCGATGTGATCAGCGTACATATCGGTGAGGAGAGATATGCTGGTCGCGAGCGGCAGTTAAAATCGGAGCCGAATAGTGTGAGACGCAGGTCGTGACATCGTGTCGAAGAGCAGACGAAGAAACGTCGTTGCGAATAGTATGCGGCACACGTGTATTTTCATTGTCCTCACATGAAAACTCATCATTAGAATGTCTATCTAAGCGTCGTCACTCCTCTCCCGTTCATACGtgcgcaagatcaagagtTCAACGTCCCTCGTGGGCTCTTCCCCACGATTTTGCGTGACGCCTCTCTGCATCGCATTGTCTATCGTTACAGAGGCCCTTCACTGGGTCATGCTTCAATACAGAAAAGCCGAAAATACTAAACTACCGTGTCGTGAATGCAGTTCAAACAATGTTCTTCCAATGCAGTACGCCGATGTCGCTCGCTGATGTTCCAAAGCACAATTTCATAAGTGTCGCTACCCTTGCGGGTTGTGGTGAGACCTCTATTCCTACATTTGCCCTTGATGCTTGTGTCCCCCTCTTTCAAAATGCCGATGTAAAAGTTGCGACCGAAAATTGTGGCAGGTGTTGCTTACTGGAACACCGACGGATGAATCAGTAAGCCGCCGGGAGCGCGTTCGATTCTACTTTTGCCAGCTCGTGAAAAGATTTGATGCCGCGGAAATGTAATGCGTGTAGGTGAAGCAGTCCGCTACAGCCAAGACTCGTTGGCTCGTCTTGACGTTCGtatcgaagatgatgatctcGATCGTAGGCTGCAAGTGGCAATTGCACTGTGAGGTCGGCCTGAACAGATGGCAAGACGGCAATGCAGTTGCAGGAGGCAGCTTAGGATGGAGAGCATGCGCAATGCGCAATGAAGTCGATGTGGGTTGTTATCGGAGCAAAGTCCAGCGCTTTGCATAAGCCTCTGCCACATGCTCAGTAGCGCGCGTTAAGGTTTGAGACCGACATGCGATGTGCGGTAGtcgcatgctgctgctgatcatTTGACGAGCGACGGCGCAATTGGTCCACACTAGCGGCGTGTTGAGGTTGTGGGTGACGAAGCTGTGGATAGCCTTGCTGGTATgaggtggcggaggcggcTTCGTTCGCGACCTGCTTGGTGTGCTGACTAGGAGTAGAGCGGCCGGAAGCTTCGACTCCTCCGCTGAAACTGTACAGACTGGCTGGAGCCCCTTGTGAGGTCAACGGGCGTCGCGAATCGTCCGCGTCGCTCGAAGTCGACAGGGAGCTCACTGAGTTTCCAGTGCTGTATCGAACATTGGCGGgtggcagcatcgatgcACTGCCACTTCCAGAACTTGCAGCAGGGCCGGAAAAACTCTCTGAAATGGCACGCCCATTTGTTGGAGATGGTTCAGGGCTGGTTGATGGAGCACTGAATTGATACCCGAGGATCGGTGCTGTATTTTGGGCAGAGTCTGCAACGGTTGACGACATGCCGGGAAGACCGTGCAATGCCGAGGTGGAACCACCACTGACAGAAGTGTTGCGAGACGCCCCAGGGCTTGCCATTGACCATGACATACTATTGCGACTGTAAATACCTCCGACGTGAGCTCGGCGCGGCGGCTCTGTGAAGGAAGTCAACGGTCGTATCTGAGGCACTTCTGTTGATGAATATGTAGCCTGCTGTGGTGCGTAGGGGACGGGGAGTCGTCGCTCCTGTACGGTCTGTGTTGGCAGTGAGGAATGCAATGAGCTCATGTTCAATGGAGTTTCGGCCGTGACACTTGGTAGCCGAGCCATCGGAGTATTGGCTGGGTAGCCTGGTGCAGTATGCAGATTGCCGAAGCTGTATGCTGCCGCAGGTTCGTAGTAGATATTGGCACTGACTGAAGGTGCTGACAGTGAGCCTGTTGTATACGGACGAAAGCTTTCGGCGCTGTAGCTGCTCGCAATTGACTCGTGTCTAGGAAGTGCGGACGAAGCGTAGGTGTAGTCCTCTACAGGTGATGTATTGTAGGAGTCGTAGTCAGGGTACGCAGTGCGTGTATGTAGCATTGGCAGAGAAGGGCGCTGAAGGCCAACCTGTGTTGTGTTGCTACCATTATAGAGGTTCGAAGTCGCTTCAACGGGATAGGAAGTCGTCGTCGGGGTCACATTCGGGATACTGGTGCTACTGGCCGGAATAACCTCAAATTGAGGCAATGGCACTTCCCTGGAGCCCACCTGGGAAATGTCAGCTTGCATGAAAATATACCGTCACTCTATGAGCACCTTACTCTGTTGAACGTGCAGGAAGCCTTGTCAGCCTGGGCTGATCGACAAGCTGAACAGCCAGTACCATCGCCAGGATCACCGGTACATTTGATCTTGCGTCGGCGGCATCTGGAACACTGCAGAATTGTCAACTTGACTCGCTTCACATGTGGGCGGAGTCACTCACTGCGACTTGAATTCGCCTTCGCGAATTGCCAGGAAGCGCGCTCTCCGGACCATGCTCGTTTATCAACGTACCCGCGCTTGAGCGACCGAGATAATCAGAACGTAGCTCGTGCTGCGGTTCGTAGTAGCCATGATCGTAAGCGCCAGGTCGCCCATAGTGGCCGGGAGTGACCGGAGCTCTGTAAGGTGGACGGCCAAGAGAGTCGAATTCTCCTGCGTAGTAGGACtgcgtcatcatcatcttgtgCGCGCCACTCTCAACTCCTGGCGGTTGAGCTGGTgacgaagagcagagaagagCACATGTGAGTTCAAACCATCACCGAAACCGGTCAGAAGTGTGTCGGCATCGATGGAGAGGCCAAAGATGAATGCGAGGAGGCAGTCGGCTCTCGAGCGCTGgccgcagctgcagaggatgatgagTTAGTCGTAGCTGCGCTGCGCAGGGATGGACAGCAAACAGCCCAGACTGTCGCAATAGGAAGCGGAGTCGGATGTTGTTTGCGTTAGACAAAGTGACATGGGAGGACGTCCAACCAAGGCCAGCGAAGGCAACAGGTTAGCAGCGTCCTTGATCAGGGACAGAGCGACTGGGCTTACAGATCGCTGTCGAAGGCGCACCGGCCATTACTTTTGTAGCCGTGCAACTCCTCGTCATTCCTTCGTGATCGTACGGTGATGTTTTGTTACAGAGTCCACGGCTGGTTCCAGCTGTGCGGTTGCCTGCATAACCGGGCGATCGCCACCAGTGGTCTAGAAGATACCCCGGCAGCAAATGCATTTTTATTACAATGACTACATCGGTTGAGATGTATATGTTATGGCTGAAGTTGTTGGGAGTCGGAGCATCTTCATGTTACACGGAGTGGCAAGCGGAGAGCTGTGAGCTGGTTGACGAAGTTCGACAATCTGGGTCCACAACTAAGCCAACATATACTAGAATGTCAGCCAGACTGGCTCTGAGACGTCAATCTTGCAGCCTTCGGCCTGAAAGAGTTAGGCGGCGTCGTCCGTGTTGCAGCTGATGATCTGCCATCCCATGCAGGAAGCGCTGGTAACTACAGCTCGATTGAAATGAGTTCACCTGGCACGTGTGCATAGCACCTGAGGAGTGTGGTCAAACGTGTCGCTCCAGCCTTGACCATGTTGTTTGCTAATCAAACATGCCCACGCACAGCGCGCACAACATGACAAAGCACAGGACGTGCCTCCGGTGGTCTGgactactgctgctgcacccCCACACGGGCGAGATGGCGGGCGGGCGATCAGCCGCCATGGGAGTAATCGGTTGGCTCGTCTCTTGTGCAATAGATGTCAACTGCCCGGTATGTCACAGTCTGCGGTCATCTCCGTGATGCAAGGGCCCTTGTCGTAGCCGACTTCTCTCGATGAATGGCGCAACCAGAATGCATGAAGCCGAGAAATGTTACCTAGCATCGCACGAGCAGGGTGACTTTTGTGACATGAAGCGGCACCGGGATACGCCCTCTCCCGCTCCGCGGCAAGCGCAGCAGACCTTCTTTCGTCCACGGTGTAACCTGTGTGGCCAGAGCCGGACGGGGAGGCGCATTGATGGGGCGAAGGCGAGCGATGCCTACGCAAGCTCACCGGTTCGAGATCGATGTGAGAATATATCCTCAATGACCGCCAGCAAGCGGCCGTGCATGCTGCTCGCGAACTTCACAGAGGATGGCCATGTCGCTGTGCTCGTGTTCGTTGCGCAAGCCCGGGAGGGCATCTCAGATGAAGCCCGCTTTGCCTTGGCAATGTCTGCTTGTGAAGAATGATGGAACGGCGGCCGGGTACCTGCAGAAGGATGGGGGAGCAGCGGTGATCAAGGAGAGGAGGCGGCGCTGGACTGAACATGTTGTCGGCCAAGGTGGGCTGGGTGGCGAGTGGGCTGGAGCGGAAACAGTCACACGCGCAGGCTGTCGCGCCCGCGTTGACAAGTGCAGGACAGACAGGCGCAGCATGGGTATTTGAAGTGCATCCCGAGAGCGTTACCGATGGGTGAGTGATGCAGACGGGAGGTGAGGTTCTGCTGGAGGAACCAATCGATTGTTGCCAAGACCAGCCGTGAAGACCGGGGCAGGAGCGCTCCACCACCACGGCAGCTGCTTCGCGCGGCTCGCGCGCATCACGACTTCCACTGCCACCACCGCTCCATCTCTCCCCTGCCGCCAGTGCACGTCCTCAGGCGCCATGGCCGTCATCTTCGAGACGAGCGCCGGCGACATCACCGTCGACCtgttcgtcgacgatgcgCCCACATGCTGTGAGAAGTAAGTCTGCAGAAATGCCGCATATCCTCGCCCGCGCTGATCAAATTGCTAAGACACTTCTGCGCAGCTTCCTAAAACTCTGCAAAATCAAGTATTACAACTACTCACCAATCTACAATGTCCAGCCGAACTTCTCCTTCCAGAGCGGTGACCCCATCGGCCCAGAGTCAAAAGAGAGTGACGGCGGATCGGCGATATGGGCGCTTCCCGATGGCACCACGAAGCGTGCCTCCAGGCCCGAACGCGCCACCTTCAAGCCCGAGTTCTCCAAAAAGAGGAAGCACAAGGAGCGGGGCACGCTGAGCATGGCTACCACGCCTTCGAAGCTGAACCCGGGTGAGCGACTCGCAGGGAGTCAATTCATCATCACACTGGCGGATGGGCTGGAGGAGTTGGATGGCAAAGCAGCAGTCTTTGGCGAGGTTGTGGAAGGCTTCGATGCGCTTGAAAAGATCAATACCGCATTCCTGGACTCGACAGGGCGGCCTCTGCAGGACATCAGGATACTCCATACCGTAGTTCTCGACGATCCTTACGATGATCCCCCAGGCCTCGTTGAGCCACCGGAGAGCCCTCTGCCATCAGCTGAACAGCGAGCGACTGTGAGGATCGCGCACGATGAAGTTCTGAAGGACGACACAGATCCGGAACAGATGGAAAAGCTACGGAGAGAACGCGAAGCGCGCGCACAAGCTCTGACTCTGGAACTGATAGGAGATCTTCCCTTTGCGGATGTCACTCCTCCAGAGCAAATTCTGTTCGTGTGCAAGCTCAATCCAGTCACACGCGACGAAGACCTCGAGCTCATCTTCTCTCGCCTCGGAAAGATCCTGTCGTGCGAGGTCATCCGCGATAAGAAGACGGGGGACAGTTTGCAGTACGCCTTCATCGAGTTTGCGAACAAGGAAGACTGCGAGCGGGCGTACTTCAAAATGCAAGGAGTACTCATTGACGATCACCGCATTCACGTGGACTTTTCGCAGAGTGTTTCTAAGATCGCGGATGAGTGGCGAAGCAACACAAACTCCAAGACGGCCAGATCTCGTGGTGGATTTGGCGGCATTGACAGCTTGCAGAAGCGCAAGCAGTATCGTGACGGTGGGAGAGAGGGCGGCAGCGGTCGACATTACGATTATGTATTCGACAAGCACGACAAATCCAGGCGAGATGGCGACCGTGATAGCACAAGACGAAGATCTCGAAGTCGCAGTCCCAAACGACATGAGAGGCACGAAGGAAGACGGGACCGGCCTCGCGATGAACGGAGAAGGTCACGCAGTCGTGACCGATATCACGATAGGTCTAGACGATAGCCAGATATATTATCAAAGGCCTTCGTGGAATTGCATCGAATTCGTCTACCCCAAGGGCCAACATCAGATGTGCTCAGCATTCGGGAAGCATTCACCTACGCTGTTCACCAAGTTGCACGTGTCGGATGAGATGCATGTGCAAGTGAACAATGAAAGCAAGTGCGTCACCTCTGTATCAACTGCCACTTCCGGCGCAAGAACATCGAGTAACAATCTCTTTGTCCCAACCTCGACTATCTCAGCGCAGCGACAGCATTGAgtacatcctcctcatcattcCCTTTCGATCACGCGCTACCGCAAATTCCGCCACACACGAACACACGACAATAGAATCCTGCACCATGTCTGAGGCCAAACTCCTAGTCTATCACCACCAGCCACGCGGCGAGCCGATCGTCTCCAAGGGACTAGACACGATGCAACACAGCGAGCTCGATGCTGCTCTGAAGAAAGGTGCG
Proteins encoded:
- the CYP6 gene encoding Peptidyl-prolyl cis-trans isomerase cyp6 is translated as MAVIFETSAGDITVDLFVDDAPTCCENFLKLCKIKYYNYSPIYNVQPNFSFQSGDPIGPESKESDGGSAIWALPDGTTKRASRPERATFKPEFSKKRKHKERGTLSMATTPSKLNPGERLAGSQFIITLADGLEELDGKAAVFGEVVEGFDALEKINTAFLDSTGRPLQDIRILHTVVLDDPYDDPPGLVEPPESPLPSAEQRATVRIAHDEVLKDDTDPEQMEKLRREREARAQALTLELIGDLPFADVTPPEQILFVCKLNPVTRDEDLELIFSRLGKILSCEVIRDKKTGDSLQYAFIEFANKEDCERAYFKMQGVLIDDHRIHVDFSQSVSKIADEWRSNTNSKTARSRGGFGGIDSLQKRKQYRDGGREGGSGRHYDYVFDKHDKSRRDGDRDSTRRRSRSRSPKRHERHEGRRDRPRDERRRSRSRDRYHDRSRR